AAAGCGTgtcaaatttatgatttttggcaaaattggACTGGAAATACGAAAAATCGACTTTGCTACGACAGGActaattttattggaatttgaTGTGCTTTATAATTCCACcgaaattacataaaaattatatactaATTCCTCCTTTTACCTGGTTTTAAACCATAATTTATGGGTTAAGCCTGATTTGCTATTATTCGCGagttaatttatatattttttgtactcTTTGATGCAACGAAGTTTTCATATGTGTACTACCATTTCCACTCATTAGAACTATAGAAAGAAAACTAATGTGTTtcttattatttgatttttgtttttcatttggTGACACGCGCAGGTGGCAAGTTGGTTCCGGGTAGGTACCAAGCAGTTATGCATTTTGGCACCCACTAGGTTCAATGTGTTTAGCATTTGGTTGCATGGGAATGCCTGGCACGTAGTGTTTATAAACAAGCATGGAAACATTTAACAACGAAGAAAAagtagatttgaaaaattagtgAGTTTGTTCGCCAGTGCAACATAAATCATCTACATCGCTGACTTTATAAATCGATCCTTCATTGCTTATAATTTCCTCCAATTCCTTGGTTAATTGAAAAAGCACAGGTGCGTCAGGGAGATGAATGGCGCAGAGCATCACTGTGATTGGTCATTTAAAGACTATTCAATGTTGAAAATTCATTACCAgagcaataattaaaaataacatttaaagtCCTCTAAAACACTGTAATGAACTTGAGGCGCAGCTGCCTCTCTCCTTTGCGCCACGTGGCACAGACGAGAGATCGCATTTCTGTGAGTGGTCACTGAAAGACTAAGTGGTGGTAAGCTGAGATCAGTGGTTCACAAGTTTCATACGATTTCATATGATTCATACGAAATCGACCCTCATAggggtgtttttttaaatttcaaaattgattgCTAAATTAGTAACACTTGTTATTAGTTACttaaaacaaaccaaaacGATAGCACAATAGTAAATAATTGATTCCGAGATGTCGTGTCACATATTTCTCGTTAAAAACGCCTTTTATCTATGccaaaataattatgaatatctcgaaaacaataCGCAATTACGCTAATCTATCTACAAATGAATTCAATTGTAGTATTTTCGACTTTACCGTAttgtaagtgaaatttatgaCATCTTCAAGATGATAGATACGAAATTCCTGCAAGCTTTATCGTCTTTATGAAACATCGGTTATGTTACTATAAGCCATATGTAATCTGACTCTGTTGCTCTGCTCCTTTTACAACGTTTGTGCAAATATTTGAAGGCAGGTGCTATTTGAACTTCCAAGGCGAGCATTTCGAGGAATCTCTAATTTCATATTCTCGTATGTTTGCTCATAAATGTCCTTAACATATTTAAAGACTGTGTTCTAGTATGCCATCAGTTGTGTTTACCTGATATCCAAACAATGGAACTTTTGAACTTGTTTTGCTGATAACAACGCCCGGTGCATGTTTAGTCCCATTTTGCTATCTCTTTATGGAATCAGATTTGATTTCCAACGGTCACTATTCTGTTAATGGAATGCAGCCAAGTGCTAATGGAACTCAACCGCTATAATTACCATCGGTACTGcacaagaagaaaaattacgtTCCATATAGCctcacacacacacacacacacatggGGCTACAAATTGCGAAACCGGCAATTGccattaaatttgatttataattCAAAAGAAACTAAGTTTGCCCTACGTGCCTTTCGAGCCGATCATAAAGCTTCGAAAGAACAAAAGTTCTTCTTACGACCTGTTCAGAGTCCGGACGATAAACTTTTATTGTGTCCTGGTATATCGAATACCGAGACTTGCTTTGTATGTACgataaaaaagattaattattaGCATACACAAGGGGTcgtaattgcaattttaaatgcTGAGCAATGCTGCGAATAACTTTTGAAGAGTAGCTCGAGTGACCTGTGAAATCAAGTAAGTCACCGTTGTTTTTCGCCTCGCACGAATCGGACTTTCCCGAGGTTTATCTGATTTTCCCGCAGTTTTAATCGTGGGAAAGCCTGTCTCGCGAGGGCGTAAACTGAGCTTAAATTTAGCTTCGTGTGCGTTTATTTAACTAATTAATGGGATCATAGACGTATTCTCTTCTCATCAATCATAATTAGCAGATTGTATCTACTTAGTTGGCGGCTTATAATTCCTTACATCGAAAAAAGGTAATAATAACGCGTTTAATATGTAAACTTGTATGGTGTCCGATTTCTTTCCTGTCTCATCCTCTCATCCACCCATGTGAGCACCTGGAGCAGACTGGGaattgactttaaaaaaaccttgtGCGTggtgtaattaaaattaagagaTTTTGTCCTGCTAAATTATCATTAGCTCCCACTGCACTTGTAAATGCCGTGAACCTCTTCCCATAGGTAACAAACATTTCGGCTGCTCTAGGGATAACTCATATCCACCTGTGGTTTTCCTAATTTTAGTACATTGAATTTGTCCTTTATTGTTTCCCAAAATGCCTGAAACTTTTCTGAATGTTACTGACCGATAAATGTTCCAGCTTTTAGAGGACGTTCCccttttgcatttaattatACAGCTTTCCAAGGCTCGCAATAACAGCGCGTGTTTTGCCTTTAGGAACTTAAGGAAAGCTTCAACTATGGCCTGTTTTTCCCTCCGGAGAATGGCAGAGCTGGCAAGTTTCTGGATGAGGAACGACGCCTCGGAGACTATCCCTTTAATGGACCTGTGGGCTATCTCGAGGTGAGTTACGTGCCGGGGATTATTTAGTCATGTGCTGTTAACACTGAGTAACTTTATTGGCAAGTTTGAAGCGAAAAGAAAGTTTTGTTTCTTGGATTTTGTGTAAGTGGCAAAATCCCCATTATGAGCAGACGAAAATTCCGAAAAGTTTTGCTGGTTTAGATTGCTCAGTTACAGCAGTAGGTTTTGCTGGACAGAAAGCGGATGTGTTGCTGATAAAAATTTAGGACAGTGGAGCACCAAAAAAGTGGTCAAAATTCTTGGCTAATATCTGCGATAAACCAGTACACGATTAAGAGCAAATTCAAGTGTTACAAAAATTCTAGCGGCTCAAGTAACCGAGTGACTGTGATAAATTTTGCTCCACACTGACGTAACATATCGCTCCAGCTGctaaccaaaaataaggcatCTGGACCTACCAATTCATGTCCCGCTTTACCCGTAGCTCGTGTTAaagattttgataaataactGTGCTCCACTTGTCTTCTCCCTTGTTCACAAATCCCTCTGCAATTTATACATGTTAAGGATATAAAAGATCCATAGTTTTATTCCCTGTTTCAGCTCAAGTATAAGCGTCGAGTTTATAAAATGATCACTTTGGACGAAAAACAGctgaaaagtttgcacactagGGCAAATCTTCGCCGATTCCTGGATTACGTTCAGAATGGGCAGGTAgagaaaattacgaaaatgtGCTCGAAGGGACTGGATCCGAATTTCCATTGCCAGGAATCGGGAGGTAAGGCTATTTGGTTTGAATTCCATGTAGTAACCCTTTAAAGGCCAATATATCAACCTATTGGTGAATTTGCCAACAAGGCAATTTCCATGGAAAGGACAAATTCAGCGTAGAGCACTGGCcagttcttttatttctatggaaattatcttcttgGCAAAGTTGCCCCGACATTGATATATGGCCCTAACTTAAATTTCTCTGACATGTTTATCAACATTGGCCtggaaaattttgcaaaaactaGATCGCGTCTCTTTCCATATTTTGCTGGGTAATGCGGGCAATCAGTTATCTATTCAAGTGCATGTTTTATGGCGGAACTACAGACGATAATtgatttctaataataataacaataggtgcaaaaaattaacgaGTACTGCTCAAATCATCGATATTAACCCTTCAAGTTCAATAATAGGTTCaaagtaatattatttaattgcaTCAATGCCGGTCTTGTGTGAGTACTATCTGAGGtaaaatgtctttaaaaaatatttccagaaacACCTTTAACTATCGCCACAGGCATAAAGAAACCTGACAAAGTGCTCATGGCTCTGGTGAATGGAGGGGCGATCCTGGATTACCGAACCAAAGACGGTTCCACGGCCCTACATCGAGCTGTGGAACACAGAAGTGTAGAGGCTCTCAAGACCTTATTAGAGCTGGGAGCCTCTCCCAATTACAAGGACAACAAAGGGCTCACTCCTCTCTATTTCACCATAAGCCCTAATGTGGATCCGGTGTTTGCAGAAACCCTTCTGCATGACCACGCGACGACTGGGGCTGCAGACACCCAGGGATGGCAAGAGGTTCATCAGGTAAGAATATCTGCACAAGTTCCAAAATATAGATATCAAATAAGAATACATCATTGACTGCTAGAAGTATAGCTCCTTATTTTCGatggaaattatattttgagtAAAATTGTCAGGGCTTTGACCTGTCTGCCCCATTCTGGTTAAGTCGGTTTCCAGACAaaactttagttttaattgttaaaaacgtGTCTGATTAATTTATTGGCGTAATCGCACTGAAAACTCATAAATTCGAGAGATTTTCTATGGAATGTACGTATTTGTCGATATTAAGCGTACAAAGATCCCTTTTAATACACgtttatttaagttaaatctCGCATAAGCGAAGTGTTTTGTAGTAGCGTTTTGGGAAATTAACTATacattttaaggttttttcattgttagaATATTTTACTAAAGTGAGATTGTGAAAAACATGTTGTTCTATCACTTGCTAGAAATTCATATAAGGAGCGTGGCATCTGCAAGTGAGGCTAAGTAAtcttaatttctttgtttccaAGGCGTGCAAACACGGCCTATTCAAGCACCTCGAGCATCTCTTGTTCTATGGCGCAGACATGAATGCGCATAATGCGTCCGGAAACACGCCCCTTCATGTGTGCGCAGTCAACGGACAGGACTCTTGCGCGCGTCAATTATTATTCCGCGGCGCAGATCGACAGGCGCTCAACTACGCTAATCAGACGCCCTGTCAAGTAGCTGTGATAGCTGGCAACATGGAGCTGGTTGAGCTGATCCAAAATTATCGGCAAGAGGATGTTGGTAAGAGCAATTATTTTCCCCTTTTTGATGAGATTTCATGCATGGGTTAATAGTAAAGCAGAGTTTTGGAGAAATGCGCAGTACAATTGCTTTTCAGTTGTCAGGCTTTGACATATCTTCAATGTGACCAAAATCACATCGTTACATTGCCAGATGCTCTGTAGTGGGGGATTCTTGAAGAAATTCCGTTTGATAAATTATGTGCGGCTCTATCTCTCTGCTTAGTGCATATGATAATTTACAATTTGCATGTTAAAAGTGAaatgcatcaaaatattaatgcGCAATCCGTTTCACCTCGATgcgtcatttttaattaaaaccgcGATTTATTAGCTCGCCAAGAGTGAATTGCCCTGAGAAATTTGCCCGGATTTAATGAGTTACAAGCATCTTCTTTGTGGTGCTTTTGATCGTTAATGTTTTGATGATATATTCCGCACGATTTCAGTGTCTTGATTGCACGAATTAAATCATTTCAAGCAAATCATCATCGTATTCTGGCATGCCCCTCTTGCAAACGCAAACTTTTTCAGTCCCTTTTCGCGGACCCCCCAGCTACAACCCCAAAAGGCGTAGCGCCGTTGGATTGTTGACCAGAGCTCCCTCATTGAGCACCCTCCATTTACCACCCTCTCCCTGTCCTAGTGACCGATCCTCCCTCCCTTTTAGCTCTGCCAGTTCTAGTCTCAGCGACGGAAGTGTCCCTCCAGAGATGGATACTGCCAGCATCGTTACAGGTAAATCTACTCTTCTTTCAATCTTGTTAATGCTGTTCATGAACTTTTTCCTTGTCATCTATGTCAAGCTGGAATGGCAGTTAATTGATCGTGCGCTAATTTTAGTTATGCAAAGGAAAAATACACCTTCCTTGAAAATTCCATTATAGGCTTGTGCCTTTGGTGGTTTTCACACTATTTTCCATCTCAATATGCTGCTTACATTCAGGCCACGATATTATGTCACGAAACTCTCGTTCGTGACCGCCGGTTGGCACAAAATAAGACATTTCTGGTCGACTAACCGTCGCTATAAACATAAATCGCTTTCAGTAGCAGAACCTTAGAAGGCTATTTTTCATCCATGCACTGAAACATTTTATagcagcatttttggaatatcaTAGCAAACATCTGTCATAATTTGCGTAATGGATCTCAGTGCTTGCACTGGGTGTTACAGACAAAAGTCTCGGCGACGCTAGCGACATCATCAGTGATAGTTCTGGAGTGGGTACTGCCAACTCAGATACCACGAACTGCAGCATGTCCATGCCCGGAAGTACTGTGGTTTGCGTGGAATCTTATTCTCCCAAGGAAAAGGGCCATATTAGTATCAGGGAGGGAGAACTGATTGAGGGTGAGTGGAAGACTTGACAAACTCCTTAAAAGTTGGCATTAACATTAAAGCGATACCATTACTATGCGGGTTAAtaggttaattaaaaaacattagaGTTATTATTTGTACGCACTTCattgttttaataacattattaCTTGTTGTGGGTCCAAAACCAATTATATTATGAGCtagtaaaaagaaaattgcaacGTTTCAGATTAAAATAACAAGGTAGGTAAGTTTCTTTTGGTTCTCAATCTGCTTTTTTCCACTGCAATCATATAATTCCTCAGAATTGCCCTTTTATTCCTATTCACCGACTTAGCTAAAACTCCTAAAGGCGGTTGTTTTGAGCAATGCCAATTTCTTATAAACTCTTCTGCAGACCCCGCTTCTATTGACCCATTTATCTCTTTTAAATGTCCCCGAAAACCGATAATAACTATTcatttagttcgatgcaggTTTTAGCCAACGCTATTATTTGAGTTAATACTAATTTAATCTTAAAATGGCACATTCTCAGAATTTTCATATAGCTCCAAACATAAATGGCAACTTCTTACGGCCCTTGTGTCAAATACCTCATAGCGTAATTTACCAAACAACCTATTACATGATTCTCGTCTGCCCCAGCGCTATTGTCAATGTTAACAAATAATCTTTCAAGTAATGCATGTTTCTGATTTATCGCCTTCTTAGTTTTTTCCCTAGATTATTGTAGCTATGGGTCGTCTAGTTCTCAATAGACTTTCTTTTGATAGTGACTGGAGCTACAGATGACGGTTACCTCGAAGGCAACGTTCGCAGTTCTGGCAACCGTTCCGGACTGTTTCCGGCCCATTGCGTCCAAGAAGTCAAATTACGGCACACAATCCAGGCCCCCATGATCGTTGCGCGTGACGCCAGAATTCCAGTGCCATCTCAATCTGGGAGTCGTGTAGTCGGGAGGCGAGAGAGTACGTCCAAGCAATTCGCCACAGCTCCCAGATCCAAAAAACCGTAAATGAAATCCGGTCATTCGTAAATAATTTCCTAACGATTATTTCTAGATATTCTCCAATGTGTTTGGAGCCTCGAACCGTGGTCCTCCACAAAGGAAGAAAAGGGTTCGGGTTTATTCTTCGAGGAGCCAAAGCCATGTCGCCCTTAATGGAAATGACCCCGTCCGACCTCAAGTGTCCTGCCCTACAATACCTAGATGATGTCGATCCGGGTGGAGTGGCCGATATGGCAGGTTTAAAAAAGGGCGACTTTTTACTGAGGATAAATAACGAGGACGTATCGTCAGCGTCACACGAGCATGTGGTTGACCTAATCCGAAAATCTGGAAACTTGGTCCAAATGACGGTTATTACGTGGGATCCGCCCACCGCACACGGCACAATGCACATGAGCAGATCGGCAAATCTGCCCTCCGGTGATTTCCCAGACAATCCAGGCTCGAGGCAATTCTCCACTCTACCTCGAAAGATGGGCGGTGTGATGGGCAGTATAGGACGGCCTGCACAAGCGCCTTTGCCGCCCAGGAGAGATCCCAAAACCACGCTGAGTATTGGTAGAGCTCGGGCGAAAAGTCTAGTTGCCGGATTAGGTAAGTCTTTCTTGCGCTTTCGGCTCAACATATAAATGAGAAATCCAGGAGGAGATAGAGACGAGACTGATGACATGGCTAAATCAAGTTCTGCGGAATCGATCCAGCAGACGCCTTGCGGCACTGGGACCTCCACCCCAGTCCAGCCTAGAACTGCGTCCATAAGACAAAGACCCACCTCTACAAGGATGGGGCACACGGCCCTGGAAGATCTCTTCCACAAGCAACAGCAGGATTTGGATAGTACAAACCAGAATTGTAATATTAACTTCGAAACTATTAGCATTAGCAGCACGGGATCCGGGACGAAGGGCAGGGTATATGCTAGTGTGGCTGAAATGAAACGTAATAGGTCCAAGGTAGGTCGAGAATTGCTCTAATTTCTTTGTACGTTACCCGATAATGCTAAACATATAATGGCAAGTGCCACACTAAGAGCTGTTCATATTTAAAGGAGGGACACCTGTCGGGTGTGATCCTAAGGTATGGATGCAGTaaagagttttaaattatcaatttaaagtTACACCCAGTAAACCCATGCTTTTGCTACGTGAATCCGTCAGCGTTGAAATATTCTTCTTAATTTTCAggttaaatcaaaattcatcgACATCTTTGGTGGTCAAGAACTGCGCAGGACCTTCCACAGCACCCCAGATCTGGCCCAGGAAGTGGCTTATTTGACCAATTCCCAAACATTGCCCAACATAAAGAACCATCGAAGTCAAGAGGACCTGGGCGTGATTATGGGAGTCAATCGAAATCTGCCTCCTCCCAATCATCCGCCTCCACCTCCACCTCAACAGGTTCTCAAGTTTGAAATACCTAGACCCAGatctgaaaatttgcaagGCAGAGATGCAATATCTGAAGGTGAGATCTAGTTTCATGCAAAGTGTAAGTGTgtggttaaatttttaataggtaTCGCATCATCTTTCAATCCTTCGGCAAATGCAAAGCTCTACGCTGCTCCAGATGATCTGAAAACTGTAGCTTATAGGTCGAAAAGTAATGCTTCGCAATCGTCCAGGCCAATTTTACGGAAGTCTCAGAGCTTGAAGCAGACGCAATATCAATCTTCGTTGAATACCTCCGGACCGGCCGCGCCTTGCATATCCAGCCAAATTCAGACGAATCCCTATGCTCAGCCATTCCGGACTGCTAGGTCAAATTCCACAGCAAGCAATAGgaccaaaaggaaaaaaatcccAACAAGCAAATCGGCATCGAATATTGTGCAATTAGGACATGCAGGTCCTCCGACCACGCCGGAACCAGACTACAGCTGTACAGACTCCGAAGAGGAGGTAGAAGTTGAGCAGAGGGATCTCACCGGATTAGCCGGCCGACTGTCTTCAGTGCAATTACAACCCGTGGAAAATAGCGGAAATAGTAACACAAGGTTGGTAGAACTTTTTTAGAGGACTTTTTAGTGacaaaatatgtaatgatTTTCAGCGGCAGCAGTTCAGGAAGTAACTCAGTGCCTCACAGTTTTAGTGTagaagaaattcaaaaaactagGTCTCAACTGAAATCGTCAAAGTCCTATCCCGacgattttttcaagaaacaaaaCGCTTCGAGTGCGAAGATGGAAGCAGCAGAAGATGGGGATAATAGTTCCTCGGGAGTAAGTTCCGACCAGGAAATCACCACCGTTTCCAGTTCAGAGTACCATACAACCACCGATGCTGCTCTTAAAATTCAAAGGCCACAAGCCAGTAAGTTGAATaaacatttctgaaaatccatatttaaCGCTCACAACCCGGCAACTCTACCTCACTTCGTGGTAGCTCACGTCCCACATCCAGCTCTACCCAATTTCCCAAACAAAAGAGCGGTGTCTTATTactatttaatgaaatttgagcTTTTTTCTAGGTCTTCTTAAAAGACACGCAGTCTCTCTGGCCCAATTACCGCCCCCGATTGAAAACGAAAACGAcgaaaaagaagaattttgTTTACCACCCCCTCCAGAGTTCAACGAAAGTCAAGCGGCTCTAATGACAGCCGAAGAACTTGTTGTAGCTCCTCCACCTCAGTTCAGCGATAACCGACAGGTTACCAGGGTAAGTTGACGCTCAAATTTTGAGCTTTAGAAGAGAAAATTTAACGGATCTATGGATAATTGGAGCTTGAGCTTTTGTTCCAGGTTGGTAATTTTTGTTCCAGGTTCGAATAGTCGGTGCTGTTCCTAAAGGGGTTCCTGCACTCAACAAAGCTCAACCAAAAATGAAGCAAGGCCGTCTACATAGCCAATAAACACTAGTTAGATCAGCgtttattgtatttaaataCATGATTTAATGCACTAACGATTTTATACTCAATGTAGTGATATTACCCACTGAATTTGATTTACTCATGGTATATCGCCAGTAAggattttatttgtttcttttttaaatctaaatttaaactcCAATAATACTCATTTACTTGAATGTGATTGACGAATTCTCTCTCTATCCTTCCCCCTCTCTTCCTTTCTCACTGTATCTCTCTATCTTTCTGTCTGTATGGATCCTAATCAAGTATTGGAGTTTTGAAACTATAAGGTGTTTTCTAACAACCGCTCAATTTGGTAcagtattttttaacttgtgtttatataattttatgatattttaagtCAGTCTAggttattacatttttcaactaAGCACGTAACACTGTAagacattaaattatttctttttgtataaattacATGTAATATTGATTAATACAACTCGGTTGCTTCCTTAGAATGCGCAGGGGTTTTATTCTCAATCCGCAATATAACGGTAATTCCTCATAGGTATGACCCTCTGCCTCGCAAGGGCGACGCTGCCTAAGCCAACACTGCTTCCTGGGCTGTGATAACACCATTTTTAAAGTCGATCACACGAAAATTGCAAACATTCTTTAAGACCTTCGAATCGGTAAACGAGACACGCACGACGATCGGATTAGTCATCTTGGTGACTTATTCACTTAGAACGTGCGAATATCCGATTTCgtcgaaatggaaaatttaccTTCGCAACCCAGCTTAATCAATAAATATGTCCAAAATCCACCTGTTCCCAGatcttttgtttatataatCTCTTGGAATCAGTCGCGTCTtggaaaatcttcaaaaattaattaagatggGCTTAATTGAGCCTGTGCTAAGGTTGAAGAGAAGAAGCGATTGCGCATGGttcaaggaaaaataaaaattaactcaGTACGTGGGCTATCTCAAACATTACCGTTGTGAGCGCTCTAGTTAATAAGTAAAATACCAATACAGTGTTTGTTTAATGAAGCCTAAATCCCACAAGACTCTCTTGACCTTTCCAGATCagagaaaatttctaaatttaaagggaaaaaatctgattttACTTGAGTTTAAGTCAAAGATTACAGAAtttagaaaagaaaagaaaaaacttttcaaactACGGAGAACGACTGCACCCAATATGGTCTCAATGTCACCATATTCAGGCACTTTTACCACTATTGTCTCAGACAAAAAAGACACGACACGACTCGAAAATGCGATCTTTTTACAGACATACCTGCGGGGCTTAAGTGAATGATTACTGAAAGTTGCGGCTAACGGAgagataaagaaaattaagaaatgacCTTTAAAATCTGAAGCAATACCAATCAATACGTAATCAACCTGCAATAATCCAAAGCTTCATTAAGTTCAGTTTAATTAAGAGTGATGTGAGCGACTAAAAATTCTACGCTATGGACAAATAAAGTACAATGAACAAGTTGATTAGTAGTTAATTATGGaaatagttaattaaaaattaaagttccGGCAGCTAATTGAGCTTCTAATTGGGATTCGGGGCATTCCATAAAACACACACAATCCACGATTCGACAATCTTATTGCAAGCGCTTATTAAGAAAGTGAATTGCTGGAATGTTAGTTAATTACCAGCAGActgaaaattaggaaaatatttgcaaaaagaGAGCAAGAACTgctaattgaaaattacaataatctCCGAGGAGTGCAGCTAACTATTCAATGGAGTAATGCTAATGAGTTCCAACTCAGCGGGTGTCTACCAATAAGTTGAAGTGGGTACACGAATTGCAAATCGAGTCAGCTCGATTTCTGGCTCTCAGACCAGTTATGTAATGTGGGTTAAAGATGCTTATGCAAATCTGGTAAAGTTTGAAGGTCAATAAATATG
The sequence above is drawn from the Euwallacea similis isolate ESF13 chromosome 22, ESF131.1, whole genome shotgun sequence genome and encodes:
- the Prosap gene encoding SH3 and multiple ankyrin repeat domains protein 2 isoform X6; translated protein: MSNNGFIENFSLSEIKFSICDIHLAKMEEEDELMRGGPQDSGYLLVRINVPELSVQKCLQFPRDQLVWDVKQQCLAALPKVASWFRELKESFNYGLFFPPENGRAGKFLDEERRLGDYPFNGPVGYLELKYKRRVYKMITLDEKQLKSLHTRANLRRFLDYVQNGQVEKITKMCSKGLDPNFHCQESGETPLTIATGIKKPDKVLMALVNGGAILDYRTKDGSTALHRAVEHRSVEALKTLLELGASPNYKDNKGLTPLYFTISPNVDPVFAETLLHDHATTGAADTQGWQEVHQACKHGLFKHLEHLLFYGADMNAHNASGNTPLHVCAVNGQDSCARQLLFRGADRQALNYANQTPCQVAVIAGNMELVELIQNYRQEDVDKSLGDASDIISDSSGVGTANSDTTNCSMSMPGSTVVCVESYSPKEKGHISIREGELIEVTGATDDGYLEGNVRSSGNRSGLFPAHCVQEVKLRHTIQAPMIVARDARIPVPSQSGSRVVGRRESTSKQFATAPRSKKPYSPMCLEPRTVVLHKGRKGFGFILRGAKAMSPLMEMTPSDLKCPALQYLDDVDPGGVADMAGLKKGDFLLRINNEDVSSASHEHVVDLIRKSGNLVQMTVITWDPPTAHGTMHMSRSANLPSGDFPDNPGSRQFSTLPRKMGGVMGSIGRPAQAPLPPRRDPKTTLSIGRARAKSLVAGLGGDRDETDDMAKSSSAESIQQTPCGTGTSTPVQPRTASIRQRPTSTRMGHTALEDLFHKQQQDLDSTNQNCNINFETISISSTGSGTKGRVYASVAEMKRNRSKVKSKFIDIFGGQELRRTFHSTPDLAQEVAYLTNSQTLPNIKNHRSQEDLGVIMGVNRNLPPPNHPPPPPPQQVLKFEIPRPRSENLQGRDAISEGIASSFNPSANAKLYAAPDDLKTVAYRSKSNASQSSRPILRKSQSLKQTQYQSSLNTSGPAAPCISSQIQTNPYAQPFRTARSNSTASNRTKRKKIPTSKSASNIVQLGHAGPPTTPEPDYSCTDSEEEVEVEQRDLTGLAGRLSSVQLQPVENSGNSNTSGSSSGSNSVPHSFSVEEIQKTRSQLKSSKSYPDDFFKKQNASSAKMEAAEDGDNSSSGVSSDQEITTVSSSEYHTTTDAALKIQRPQASLLKRHAVSLAQLPPPIENENDEKEEFCLPPPPEFNESQAALMTAEELVVAPPPQFSDNRQVTRVRIVGAVPKGVPALNKAQPKMKQGRLHSQ
- the Prosap gene encoding SH3 and multiple ankyrin repeat domains protein 2 isoform X4; the protein is MSNNGFIENFSLSEIKFSICDIHLAKMEEEDELMRGGPQDSGYLLVRINVPELSVQKCLQFPRDQLVWDVKQQCLAALPKVASWFRELKESFNYGLFFPPENGRAGKFLDEERRLGDYPFNGPVGYLELKYKRRVYKMITLDEKQLKSLHTRANLRRFLDYVQNGQVEKITKMCSKGLDPNFHCQESGETPLTIATGIKKPDKVLMALVNGGAILDYRTKDGSTALHRAVEHRSVEALKTLLELGASPNYKDNKGLTPLYFTISPNVDPVFAETLLHDHATTGAADTQGWQEVHQACKHGLFKHLEHLLFYGADMNAHNASGNTPLHVCAVNGQDSCARQLLFRGADRQALNYANQTPCQVAVIAGNMELVELIQNYRQEDVVPFRGPPSYNPKRRSAVGLLTRAPSLSTLHLPPSPCPSDRSSLPFSSASSSLSDGSVPPEMDTASIVTVLALGVTDKSLGDASDIISDSSGVGTANSDTTNCSMSMPGSTVVCVESYSPKEKGHISIREGELIEVTGATDDGYLEGNVRSSGNRSGLFPAHCVQEVKLRHTIQAPMIVARDARIPVPSQSGSRVVGRRESTSKQFATAPRSKKPYSPMCLEPRTVVLHKGRKGFGFILRGAKAMSPLMEMTPSDLKCPALQYLDDVDPGGVADMAGLKKGDFLLRINNEDVSSASHEHVVDLIRKSGNLVQMTVITWDPPTAHGTMHMSRSANLPSGDFPDNPGSRQFSTLPRKMGGVMGSIGRPAQAPLPPRRDPKTTLSIGRARAKSLVAGLGGDRDETDDMAKSSSAESIQQTPCGTGTSTPVQPRTASIRQRPTSTRMGHTALEDLFHKQQQDLDSTNQNCNINFETISISSTGSGTKGRVYASVAEMKRNRSKVKSKFIDIFGGQELRRTFHSTPDLAQEVAYLTNSQTLPNIKNHRSQEDLGVIMGVNRNLPPPNHPPPPPPQQVLKFEIPRPRSENLQGRDAISEGIASSFNPSANAKLYAAPDDLKTVAYRSKSNASQSSRPILRKSQSLKQTQYQSSLNTSGPAAPCISSQIQTNPYAQPFRTARSNSTASNRTKRKKIPTSKSASNIVQLGHAGPPTTPEPDYSCTDSEEEVEVEQRDLTGLAGRLSSVQLQPVENSGNSNTSGSSSGSNSVPHSFSVEEIQKTRSQLKSSKSYPDDFFKKQNASSAKMEAAEDGDNSSSGVSSDQEITTVSSSEYHTTTDAALKIQRPQASLLKRHAVSLAQLPPPIENENDEKEEFCLPPPPEFNESQAALMTAEELVVAPPPQFSDNRQVTRVGNFCSRFE